In Oxyura jamaicensis isolate SHBP4307 breed ruddy duck chromosome 11, BPBGC_Ojam_1.0, whole genome shotgun sequence, a genomic segment contains:
- the ADGRG3 gene encoding adhesion G protein-coupled receptor G3, with amino-acid sequence MQSSMKHIHLDTVLLFLLLSDVAGGQDSCDALQRGDRIKECCNTTVEPEERNEAPSLPLDLPRHCAELRRSTRPACRCLQARWLRMVQMAGPALHGTDRLQALHLNVSRGLAHDLLFSFSPAQGPMTISSMEEGKAGKIRLPREVFQSLSSQAAHVVVTVLNIQQLGMFEEDNQTGQVLDDSVVGIMVEDMDISGLQDPVHLTFAHQQLPPNVTPLCVFWEPNKGQAGGWSTRGCVTLPGDKETVCSCNHLTFFTLLLNPALNRSMAQTLVAVANTGCGVAVAFSIFTIAFYIFLRCSYKQFSSEETLRTNLGLHMNLVSSLLLLNLAFLLNSAVSSRAMPGLCSALGGLTHYCLLCCFTWTALEGSHLYLLFIKVLGTYIHHYLAKLCLIGWGFPALVVVVAGAIGSYGEYSIRTTDHQTVVNLCWINSEHLLVHYITNCGYFSVVFLFNTAIFGVVAWKNCHLWSTGMVQAQCKAWRVALAAVGLFCLLGATWALAFLSYGSSSVPMLYLSAILNSLQGLFIFIWLVVLYYPKMEETTNSLSHIMRNDRTVAVSQG; translated from the exons ATGCAGAGCAGCATGAAGCACATACACCTGGACACAGTCCTActgttcctgctgctttctg ATGTCGCGGGAGGCCAGGACAGCTGTGACG cactgcagcgGGGGGACAGGATCAAAGAATGCTGCAACACCACGGTGGAGCCAGAGGAGCGGAACGAggcccccagcctgcccctggACCTGCCCCGCCACTGCGCAGAGCTGCGCCGCTCCACCCGCCCTGCCTGCCGCTGCCTGCAGGCACGCTGGCTCAG GATGGTGCAGATGGCAGGGCCGGCACTGCATGGCACAGACAGGCTGCAGGCACTGCACCTGAATGTCAGCAGAGGGCTGGCCCACgacctcctcttctccttctccccagctCAG GGCCCCATGACAATCAGCTCTATGGAGGAGGGGAAAGCAGGCAAAATCCGTCTCCCTCGGGAGGTTTTccagtccctgagcagccaggcagcacaTGTGGTGGTGACAGTCCTCAACATCCAGCAACTTGGCATGTTCGAG GAGGACAACCAGACGGGGCAGGTCTTGGATGACTCTGTGGTGGGCATCATGGTGGAGGATATGGACATCTCTGGGCTGCAGGACCCTGTGCATCTCACCTTCgcccaccagcagctgccccca AATGTCACCCCACTGTGTGTCTTCTGGGAGCCCAACAAAG ggcaggcaggtggCTGGAGCACCAGAGGATGTGTCACACTGCCTGGGGACAAGGAGACAGTCTGTTCTTGCAACCATCTCACCTTCTTCACCCTCCTCCTG AATCCGGCTCTGAACAGGTCCATGGCACAGACGTTGGTGGCTGTGGCCAATACTGGCTGTGGGGTGGCTGTGGCTTTCTCCATCTTCACCATTGCCTTCTATATTTTCTTAAG gTGCAGCTACAAGCAATTCAGTTCTGAGGAGACCCTCCGCACCAACCTGGGTCTTCACATGAACCTGGtcagcagcctgctcctgctcaaCCTGGCTTTCCTGCTCAACAGTGCGGTCTCCAGCAGGGCCATGCCAGGGCTGTGCAGTGCCCTGGGGGGGCTCACTCACTActgccttctctgctgcttcacCTGGACTGCACTGGAAGGCTCTCATCTCTACCTTCTCTTCATCAAGGTCCTTGGCACCTACATACACCACTACCTGGCAAAGCTGTGCCTCATCGGATGGG GCTTCCCTGCTCTGGTGGTGGTTGTGGCAGGAGCCATTGGCAGCTATGGAGAATACAGCATTCGGACAACGGACCACCAGACTGTAGTCAACCT GTGCTGGATCAATTCCGAACACCTCCTTGTCCACTACATCACGAACTGTGGCTATTTCAGCGTTGTCTTCCTCTTCAACACAGCCATCTTCGGGGTGGTAGCCTGGAAGAACTGCCACCTGTGGAGCACCGGAATGGTGCAGGCACAGTGCAAAGCCTGGAGAGTGGCCCTGGCGGCTGTGGGGCTTTTCTGCCTGCTGGGAGCCACCTGGGCGCTGGCATTCCTCAGCTATGGCAGCTCCTCAGTGCCTATGCTCTACCTCTCTGCCATCCTGAACTCCCTCCAAG gcctcttcatcttcatctggCTGGTTGTCCTCTACTACCCAAAGATGGAGGAGACCACAAACTCCCTCTCCCACATCATGAGGAACGACAGAACCGTGGCTGTGTCACAGGGATAG
- the LOC118172533 gene encoding uromodulin-like: protein MEGTVTYLLLVSALCLAGCEGNKSELVSPHSLREGFALRPKRNSDTCLLNPCQHQGDCQMVEDRPICSCKPGFTGALCQDVVLKLACEEEHMKMMVRKEVFELLKIPRELVHLKNQACKVSEREEEGEWFFAATLTGENHTACGSIIQQNSSHVSYSNVIESEREVHRSVISRSFQLEVHFSCVYAYEQVVKVPFALTAVDKLVQFVVKEGHFNVSMRLYKTPSYLQPYHPPTTAIPITDTLYAMLKIEGQHQLRYFLLSVEDCWATPSSDPYQDVRHELIEQGCPHDETVTYLNAIGESTTAKFSFQMFQFVGYSEVFLHCRVRLCLPDSPEPCAKQCPRHWRSKRALADDYNKIVSYGPIHLLAAPSLEAESHHSRADHQDMQEPSLWLPGGLILLCVLGVFAVAAAAVSMRRQTL, encoded by the exons ATG GAAGGGACTGTGACATATTTGCTGCTGGTCTCTGCCCTATGCCTGGCTGGCTGTGAAGGCAACAAGA GTGAGCTGGTGAGCCCTCACAGCCTGAGGGAAGGTTTTGCCCTGCGTCCCAAGAGGAATTCAGACACCTGCCTGCTGAACCCATGCCAACACCAGGGGGACTGCCAGATGGTGGAGGACAGACCCATTTGCAGCTGCAAACCTGGTTTCACAGGGGCGTTGTGCCAAG ATGTTGTACTAAAATTGGCCTGCGAGGAAGAGCACATGAAGATGATGGTGAGGAAGGAGGTGTTTGAACTCTTGAAAATCCCCCGGGAACTTGTCCACTTGAAGAACCAGGCATGCAAGGtttcagaaagggaagaagagggcGAGTGGTTTTTTGCAGCCACTCTCACAGGTGAAAATCACACTGCCTGTGGATCAATAATTCAG CAAAACAGCTCCCATGTGTCATACTCAAACGTCATTGAGTCAGAGCGGGAAGTACACAGGAGTGTGATCTCCCGGAGTTTTCAACTGGAGGTGCATTTCTCCTGCGTCTATGCCTATGAGCAGGTGGTGAAGGTGCCCTTTGCTCTCACCGCTGTCGACAA GCTGGTGCAGTTCGTGGTCAAAGAAGGGCACTTCAATGTCAGCATGAGGCTGTACAAGACTCCTTCCTACCTCCAGCCCTATCACCCGCCGACCACAGCTATCCCCATCACAGACACACTCTATGCCATGCTGAAGATAGAAGGACAGCATCAGCTCCGATACTTCCTCCTGAGTGTTGAGGACTGCTGGGCCACGCCAAGCTCAGATCCCTACCAGGATGTGCGGCATGAGCTCATTGAGCAGGG GTGTCCCCACGACGAAACTGTGACGTACCTGAATGCCATAGGAGAGAGCACTACAGCCAAGTTCAGCTTCcagatgtttcagtttgtgGGGTACTCCGAGGTGTTCCTGCACTGCCGTGTCCGGCTGTGTCTCCCCGACAGTCCTGAGCCCTGCGCCAAG CAATGCCCCAGACACTGGAGGAGCAAGCGGGCGCTGGCGGATGACTACAATAAGATTGTCTCCTATGGGCCCATCcacctgctggctgctccttcCTTGGAAGCAGAGAGCCATCATTCCAGGGCTGACCACCAGGACATGCAGG AACCCAGCCTGTGGCTCCCTGGGGGCCTCATCCTGCTGTGCGTGCTTGGTGTGTTCGCTGTGGCTGCCGCAGCTGTCAGCATGAGGAGGCAGACGCTGTAG